GCGAGTCCGTTCGACGCCCGTTCGGTGAGAACGTCCACGAGGACGTGATCGTCGTACGCTGGAATTTCGATGTGCTCCGGTGGAACGTGCGCCAGTTCAGTCGGTGGTTGACGACCGACAGCAATCCACGAGAGATCGTCGAACGGATCCAACACCGAAGCAAGCTGCGAGACGGAGTACGTATCGGCTTCATCGACGTGATCGACGGCGACGAGGATCTGGTTATCACTGAGATACTCATCGAGCCACGACCGGATCGAATCGATTCCGATACCGTGTTCGGGCACCGACTCCACGACAACGCTGTCGAGAACCGTCTGGTGTAGCCCGAACTCGCTCGTAGACCGGCGTGCGTCCACGTAGACGAACGACGGCGTACCGTCCGGATGTGTACGCGTGGCCGTGTGAATCGCCTCCCGCGAGCGGTGAAGAAGCCGTTCGAGATGGGCGAACAGGGCGGTAACGATCGCCGATTTACCCGATCCAGGTGCACCCCAAACGTAAGCATTCGGCGGTAGCTCACCATCGAATGCCGGATCCATATAGTCCAGCAGCCGCTCTAATGTGGGTCCTCGACCGATCGGCTCCTCGGTATGAACTGCCGGACTGATGGCGTCGTAATCGAGAATGAGCTGTGTGGTGGTCCCAGAGCGCTGGCGACGGCGGATGCGAGCTGTTAGATCCATCGTCGGAAAACGTGCGGCGGCGATATGTATCTCATTCTATCGATACGTGAGTGGTAGTTGTAACTACGGCAAGGGGACGGGAAAACCGCTTCGTCTCTGAGCGCGAAGACGGTCGTTAGCATTCGATCACAGCGGCAACCACGCAAAGCCTGGGAAGAGACCGACGTAGTACAACACGGCGACGAAGAACGTGTTGAGTGCGATCGCGGCTGCAGGTGGATCGAAGTGGGTGTCACCGTGGGCGTAGAAGATGCGTTGGATGACCTCTCCGGACAGCGCACCGCTGACGCCGAACACCGCTGCGATCGCCAATGCTGGCAGCATAGCCATGTCCGTGGTTCCACCGGCCAACGCCATTGCTGCAGTCGACGCCGGCAACGTGATGTGGTGGGTCACGGGGATCTGTTCTATGCCACAGGCCAAAAAGAGGAGTGTGGCCGCGCTGATGCCGAACCCAAGGAACACACTCCCGGTAACGACGATGAGATACCCCCCCAATAGACCGACGACAACTCCGAGCATCGCCACGTTAGCCCACCGGTACTGATGAGGGAGCCACGGCTCGACGAGAAACCGCTGTGAACTCACGTCAGTATCGGTGTCAGTGGTGGTCTCCTCGTTCCCTCCGTCGGCAACGATCTCTCCACCTTCGGCGGTCGTGTGCATTTCCTCGTGCTCGAACGGCGTCATATCCCAGAGGCTGTCACCGTGGACAGAACCGATCAGCGAGTAGCCAAAGACCAGCCGGTGGGCGACCGCGGAGACGACGACACCCATCGCGATCGGATCCCACGGCATTCCTAATCCTTCCGACGTCTGTCGAGCGATCATCCCGAACACGCCGAACGCGCCGCCGACGGCGAGTACGTCGTATTTCGTCCCGAGTGCGTGGGAGATGTTTTTCGCCTCGTGATAATCGAAGCCCGTGTCCATATAGCCCTTCCGTGCCGCATACGCGGCCGCAGCAGCGCCACCAGCGAACGAGATGTGCGGACCGAACACGGGACCGAACGCGATGCTGTCAGTAATGGCGATCTGAGCCTCTATCCCGATCGCTTCCGTAATAATGTTCGCCGTCTCGCCAGCGACAACGATGATACCCATGAACGCGAACGCTGGCAGCGCGCCGAGCGCTGCTCCGAACGCGCCGCCCGCAAAGGCAGCGAGCCACAATCCCGGATCGCTGAGCGCGTTGATGACTGCTCC
The sequence above is drawn from the Halocatena salina genome and encodes:
- a CDS encoding Cdc6/Cdc18 family protein; the encoded protein is MDLTARIRRRQRSGTTTQLILDYDAISPAVHTEEPIGRGPTLERLLDYMDPAFDGELPPNAYVWGAPGSGKSAIVTALFAHLERLLHRSREAIHTATRTHPDGTPSFVYVDARRSTSEFGLHQTVLDSVVVESVPEHGIGIDSIRSWLDEYLSDNQILVAVDHVDEADTYSVSQLASVLDPFDDLSWIAVGRQPPTELAHVPPEHIEIPAYDDHVLVDVLTERASNGLAQRAVSHEQLRRLVGWADGNAHDAIAALFGGAIDAIEQDRSQISEQNLQTGMAVVPRPSVSLARVLSLAESRQSVLRELVDLGESQRASVDATTEAIAASSDIELSAATVKRFLYELAETGVIERVTNDTGERSIGRPPSRIEPRFPTRVFSHSYDLTNE